A window of Flexistipes sp. genomic DNA:
TTTATAAGGTGATTTCATGGATAGGCTCGCAGATGTTACACCATTTATAGTAATGGATATTGTAAAAAAAGCAAACCAGATGGATGATGCAATCCATTTTGAGGTGGGTCAGCCCGATATAAAACCATCAGAGAAAGTGATAAAAGCGATGGGTGAGGCAGTATATAAAGGAGAATTCCCCTATACGGAAAGTATGGGTATACTGCCTCTGAGGCAAAAAATATCAGACCACTATAAAAGAAAATATGGAATAGATGTTGAACCGGAGCGTATATTATTGACTACAGGTACATCAGGTGCGTTTCTCATTGCATATTCAATAGCTTTGAATGCCGGGGAAAAGCTGGCTTTCAGCGATCCCGGGTATCCATGCTATAAAAATTTTGCACATATTCTTGATATAATTACGGAAACAGTAGACGTAAATGCTGACACAGATTACCAGATTACACCCGATCTGCTGGAACAGAAACATGATATAAAAGCTGTGCAAATATCCTCTCCTGCCAATCCAACGGGTAATATTTACAGCAAAAGTAACATACTAAACATGATAAATTATTGCAAAACCAACAATATCACTCTTATTTCCGATGAAATATATCACGGTCTGGTTTATTCTGATACAAAAGAGAATTCTGCTTTAGAATTTTCTGATGATGTTATAGTAATTAACGGTTTCAGTAAATATTTTTGCCTTCCCGGTGCACGATTAGGCTGGATGATTTTGCCGGAAAAATATATCAGAAGGGCAGAGATCGTCATGCAGAATCTTTTTATAGCAGCTCCTGCAATCAGCCAATACGGAGCAATGGAAGCTTTTGACTATAATTTTCTTGAACAATATAAAAACGAATACAAAAAACGCCGCGATTTCCTCTATAATGAGCTTAAAGATATTTTCAGAATCGATACTGCGCCAGTTGGTGCTTTTTATATCTGGGCAGACATATCCAAGTATTCCCATGACTGTTACTCTTTTGCCGAGGAACTTCTTGAAAAAACAGGAGTAGCGGTAACACCGGGTACAGATTTTGGCAAAAACAATACAAACAATTACATAAGGTTTGCTTATACCCGTAATATTGAGCATATGAAAGAGGGTGTAAAGAGAATTAAAAATTATCTAAAATCAAGAAAGTAGCTTATTAAAAAGTGTTTGTATTGTATTTCTAAACCTTCGCTTTAAGTCAAATCCGACCTGCTTTAAGCTCCGGAAAATTTCATTTCAAAATTCTTTCAAATGAAGATAGTCTATTGACACTTATCAACTTTATTCAACCATTTTAACCACCTCAAATACCTCTAATACCTCCTTTAAATGCATTACTGTTATTTTATATAAGTGTGTAAATTTAGAATGTTTAAAGAGTTATATTTTATTGACAATAATATAAATGTATATATTATAGTATACATGCAAACTACTAAGAGAGAATTAATTCACATAAGACTGGATAAAAAAACCCATTCAAAACTGAAAAAATATGCGAAAAAAGACCACAGAAACATATCTGACACTGTAAGAATGCTTATAGACAGCTATATCATTGAAAAAGAGAAAATTTTAAAAGGTGACTTATGAGCAGCCATATCAATGTACTGATTGCAGATGCCGACAATTACCTTAAAGGTAAACTTAATGAAATACTCAGGGCGGAAGGCTTTAAAATATTTTCCGCTAATCAAATCAATGATGTTATAAATTTGCTAAAGTATCAGTATTTTGATATTATTTTGGCTGCATCCGGAAAGAATGATGCAAATGTTGCTGCATTGTTAAAGAAATTAAAAGGCAGTGGAACATGTTGCCCGGAAGTCATTGTTTTGGCAACTGAGCCGGACATAAATACAGCAGTTGAATGTATAAGGGCTGGAGCATTTGATTATTTTATAAAACCTTTCAACAAATCTGACGTAGTCAGCAGGATTTATGAAGCATTTAATCACAGCAAAGAGAAAATACAGATTTTAAATTCCAAACAAATATCATCAATTTACGAGTCTTCACAAATTTACTCAAAAACTCTACATCAGGATAAAGTTTTTTCTCATTTACTTAAAACTGTTCAAAGTGAATTCAAAATATCAGGAGTTTATATTAAAACCTTCAAAAGAAACTATGTGAACACATACAACTTAGACTTTAATATTATCCAGTATATGGATTGTATCTTTGATTACAATAAATCGTGGGAAATTTTTCAGAATGAAAAAGTGGTGCTGGGAAATTACAATGAAAACCCAAACTCTCATTATCTGGCATTACCTATGTTTAATAGTTCAGGTTTGTGGGGGATTTTTGTGTTTTTCAGAAAAGGTGGCCATAGGTTTAATGAAACAGAAATAAAAATTTTGAATATTCACGTCAATCAATATTCGATAGCTTTACAGAACATTTTTAGATTTGAGCAGATGACAAAAGGCTATATGGAAACTATCGCTTCACTATCCAAAGCTGTGGACTCAAAGGATGCTTACACAAGAGGGCATTCTGAAAACGTAAAAAAATACTCACTTGAAATCAGCAGAGAAATGGGAATGAATAAAGAGTTCAAGGATTTAATTCGATATGCCGGTCTGCTTCATGATATAGGAAAAATCGGGGTTTCATCGGGCATTATAAATAAATCCTCAAAACTTGATAATGCTGAATACCATGAGATGAAAAAACACCCTGTTTACGGACATGAAATATTGAAGCCAATCAAATTCCTGGAAGCCGCTTCGGATTTTGTGCTGCATCATCACGAAAAAATGGATGGTTCAGGTTACCCATATGGTTTAAAGAAAAAAGAAATCCCTTTGGGTGCCAGGATACTCCAGATTTCTGACGCTTTTGACGCCATGACGACAGATAGAAGTTACAGGCCAAAAAGACCGGTGCGCGAAGCTGTTGAAGAACTGGATTTCTGCTCAGGTGCCCAGTTTGACCCGGAAATTGTCAGTGCATTTAAAAGTGTCTTAAACAAAAAGCCTGGCGTTATCATATAATTGAATTTTTTTGCAGCTGCATGTACCTGACACCTGGCTCTCTCGAGCCGGAATATTCAATACTTCCTTTAACTTAAAATTTGGGAGCTAAATGAAAGATTTGATTTCAACAAAAAATCAGGAATTATCTTTTTAAAACAATACTAAAAAACTATATATCAAAGGTAAAGTTTTTGTAAAAAACAGGCCAATATCAAATTATCTACTATTCGATTAAACGTTTAGCATTTGATTTGACACGGAATACTCAATATGACAGTAAAAGTTAAGTATAAAATCAAAGACATCAAGATTACTTGTTTGCTGCTTTTTTTATTTTGACAATAATGTTTGTTTTAAAATTTTCATACTGTTAGATAGTGGTACGGGACTTTTTTTGGTCCTACTTAATAAAATACCACCTTCTATGGTTGCTATTGTTTGCTCAGCGATCATATGTGCACTTAAGTCTTTTCTAATATGATTTTCATTTTGGGCATTTTGTATTAATTCTTCAATTTTTGCTATCCATTCATCTAATGATGATATTGCAAAAATTGTCAACTCATTTTGTTCTTCTGCAAATTCTATGGCAGTGTTTGCGTAGATGCATCCGCCCGTAAAATTACTTTTATATTGCAATTCATATAAACTATCGAGAAAAGACAGGAGTTTTTCATAGCTATTGTTTCCTTTCAATGAATTTTCAAAGAAAATCAAAAATTTTGCTCGTTCATTTTTAAGGACAGTATCAATAATGTCTTTTTTATTTTTGAAATGAAAATATAAACTTCCTTTTGATATTCCGGTTTCAGCCAAAATTTCATTAATCGAAGTACTTCTAATACCTTTTTGGTAAATAAGTTTGGTTGTTTTTTGGATAACTAATTGTTTTATATTATTTTTCACTCAGAGATACCTCTTTAGACTGGTATGTTTATAAGTATATACACTATAAAAGTCAATTGGTAAATTTAAATTCATTTAACATATTTTACTTAAAATATAGGTTTGGAGAACTATAAGAACAAACTTAGTTCAAAGGCTTGACAAGAATAGCTAGATACGATACCCTACCGATAGGTCTACAATGTAAACGAAGGTATCATATGATCTGCTATTAAATTATTTGTTTTGACAATAATATACATAACAATATTGATGTTACCTGTTTACAAGAAGACCGAAAGGTCTAATATCGTAGTTGGAGGTTTTTTTATGAAAGTAAAAGTAAAGTTTAAAGAAAAAGAATTTTCTGTAAATGTGGAAAAGAGAGGAGATAATGGTGTTCCTATACTGATGCTACACGGTATACCCACTAATGCTCGATTGTGGAGGCATGTACAGAAGGCCTTGGAAAATGATTACGTAACTTATGCAATGGATATGATTGGATATGGACAATCTGATATGCCTCTGGATGATTTTAATCACTCTCTTGTTAATCAGGCTGAGATAGTCAAAGAAGTTATAACAGGTTTAGGAATAAAGGGTAAGGTTATACTAGTTGCTCACGATCATGGCGGTGGAGTTGCACAGATCTTAGCTTCTAAATATGCCGAATATATAACTCGGTTAGTACTCATTGATCCGGTATGTTTTGACCAGTGGCCTGTATGTGAGGTAGAAGGACTTGCTGCACTTGACGGTGCAGACGAACAAACACTACAGGCTGCCATGGGTCAGGCAGTGGCAAATTTTCCTGCATTACTTCGCATGGGAAGCTATGACGGTTCACCTTTCACAGATAAAAACTGCAAACAGAATTATCTGCAATTTTGGGGAAGGGGGCCTGGTTTGACAGGGTTTAAGTCATTAATTCGAGTTTCAGCCGATCCTAAACAAAGCGATACTGATGTAGATTATAGTAATATAAAATGCCCAACACTTGTAGTATGGGCAGAAAATGACAATTTTATGTCAAAAGATGGGGCTAATATGCTCAAGAATGCAATTAGGGGACCGGTTAGAGTGCAATATATTCCTCAAGCAGGTCATTGGGTGCAAGAAGATAAGCCCAATGAAGTTTCTTTTTATATTAAAGACTTTATTACAGAATGGGAATCTCTTAATATTTAATGCATTTTGCTAAACTGTTGAGTATGTAACAATTTTATTTTTTGTTACATACTCAAATATTTATTGGACCTCTTTTTATTTTGGATTTGCTGAGATGCTT
This region includes:
- a CDS encoding pyridoxal phosphate-dependent aminotransferase, with product MDRLADVTPFIVMDIVKKANQMDDAIHFEVGQPDIKPSEKVIKAMGEAVYKGEFPYTESMGILPLRQKISDHYKRKYGIDVEPERILLTTGTSGAFLIAYSIALNAGEKLAFSDPGYPCYKNFAHILDIITETVDVNADTDYQITPDLLEQKHDIKAVQISSPANPTGNIYSKSNILNMINYCKTNNITLISDEIYHGLVYSDTKENSALEFSDDVIVINGFSKYFCLPGARLGWMILPEKYIRRAEIVMQNLFIAAPAISQYGAMEAFDYNFLEQYKNEYKKRRDFLYNELKDIFRIDTAPVGAFYIWADISKYSHDCYSFAEELLEKTGVAVTPGTDFGKNNTNNYIRFAYTRNIEHMKEGVKRIKNYLKSRK
- a CDS encoding HD domain-containing phosphohydrolase; its protein translation is MSSHINVLIADADNYLKGKLNEILRAEGFKIFSANQINDVINLLKYQYFDIILAASGKNDANVAALLKKLKGSGTCCPEVIVLATEPDINTAVECIRAGAFDYFIKPFNKSDVVSRIYEAFNHSKEKIQILNSKQISSIYESSQIYSKTLHQDKVFSHLLKTVQSEFKISGVYIKTFKRNYVNTYNLDFNIIQYMDCIFDYNKSWEIFQNEKVVLGNYNENPNSHYLALPMFNSSGLWGIFVFFRKGGHRFNETEIKILNIHVNQYSIALQNIFRFEQMTKGYMETIASLSKAVDSKDAYTRGHSENVKKYSLEISREMGMNKEFKDLIRYAGLLHDIGKIGVSSGIINKSSKLDNAEYHEMKKHPVYGHEILKPIKFLEAASDFVLHHHEKMDGSGYPYGLKKKEIPLGARILQISDAFDAMTTDRSYRPKRPVREAVEELDFCSGAQFDPEIVSAFKSVLNKKPGVII
- a CDS encoding TetR/AcrR family transcriptional regulator produces the protein MKNNIKQLVIQKTTKLIYQKGIRSTSINEILAETGISKGSLYFHFKNKKDIIDTVLKNERAKFLIFFENSLKGNNSYEKLLSFLDSLYELQYKSNFTGGCIYANTAIEFAEEQNELTIFAISSLDEWIAKIEELIQNAQNENHIRKDLSAHMIAEQTIATIEGGILLSRTKKSPVPLSNSMKILKQTLLSK
- a CDS encoding alpha/beta fold hydrolase, yielding MKVKVKFKEKEFSVNVEKRGDNGVPILMLHGIPTNARLWRHVQKALENDYVTYAMDMIGYGQSDMPLDDFNHSLVNQAEIVKEVITGLGIKGKVILVAHDHGGGVAQILASKYAEYITRLVLIDPVCFDQWPVCEVEGLAALDGADEQTLQAAMGQAVANFPALLRMGSYDGSPFTDKNCKQNYLQFWGRGPGLTGFKSLIRVSADPKQSDTDVDYSNIKCPTLVVWAENDNFMSKDGANMLKNAIRGPVRVQYIPQAGHWVQEDKPNEVSFYIKDFITEWESLNI